One Helianthus annuus cultivar XRQ/B chromosome 12, HanXRQr2.0-SUNRISE, whole genome shotgun sequence genomic region harbors:
- the LOC110892360 gene encoding uncharacterized protein LOC110892360: MKAPGFHLPHYVDLMVQPSKMSKKRKKVSGKTKLNLTGSSRTIVGEDKEIESASRKIGLSGIQNCTAVIRQLAYGTTSDAWDEYLRMSARSCHDFLENFCEGINFLYGRRYLRMPTATDVPLLYEAHQRIHGFPGMLGSLACTHWEWATSPTAWKGKYHRGDHDGPTLILQVVASQDFWLHQNTRYEKEISTREGLLKYELSHLQSSILFDDVIDGVAPDTSFYANDVEYKYGYYLTDSIYPEWATFVKTLSCPDDEKRMYYKKKQESARKDVERAFGVLKKRWSMIAQPSMILEKSKMRNIMYMCIILYNMILEDSGRALCGESYDEGNQPTNPLLTYAQKEVIRARIRNNDTHHNLRVDLTEHLWFYSEQEGDDGDDK, from the exons ATGAAGGCTCCGGGTTTTCACCTTCCACATTATGTggacttgatggttcagccatcaaaaaTGTCGAAGAAACGAAAGAAAGTGAGTGGAAAAACTAAACTCAACCTCACCGGAAGTTCAAGAActatcgtcggagaagacaaagaaat AGAAAGTGCTAGTCGCAAAATTGGTTTATCTGGAATACAAAATTGTACTGCCGTAATTCGGCAACTTGCGTACGGCACAACGAGTGATGCGTGGGATGAATATTTAAGGATGTCGGCGAGAAGTTGTCATGATTTTCTTGAAAATTTCTGTGAAG GTATTAACTTTCTTTACGGGAGGCGATATTTGAGGATGCCAACCGCTACTGACGTTCCACTTTTATATGAGGCCCATCAGCGGATACACGGGTTTCCTGGGATGTTGGGTAGTCTTGCTTGCACGCACTGGGAGTGGGCGACATCTCCAACCGCTTGGAAAGGGAAATACCATCGTGGTGACCACGATGGTCCTACCCTAATATTACAAGTGGTCGCGTCTCAAGATTTTTG GTTACATCAAAATACGAGATACGAAAAGGAAATCAGTACAAGAGAAGGGCttctaaaatacgagttgtcacatttacAATCTTCGATTCTTTTCGACGATGTCATAGATGGTGTCGCACCAGATACTTCATTTTATGCAAACGACGTGGAGTATAAGTATGGGTACTATCTCACAGACAGTATTTATCCGGAGTGGGCGACCTTTGTGAAAACTCTTTCGTGTCCAGATGACGAGAAAAGAATGTATTACAAAAAGAAACAAGagtcggcaagaaaagatgtcgAGCGGGCTTTCGGTGTATTAAAAAAGAGATGGTCTATGATTGCCCAACCGTCGATGATACTTGAAAAGAGTAAAATGAGAAACATCATGTATATGTGCATCATCTTGTATAACATGATATTGGAGGACTCGGGCAGAGCGTTATGTGGAGAAAGTTATGATGAAGGTAACCAGCCGACGAACCCATTACTCACATACGCTCAAAAAGAAGTTATCCGAGCGAGGATACGTAACAATGACACGCACCATAACCTTCGAGTTGATCTGACCGAGCACTTATGGTTTTATAGTGAACAAGAAGGAGATGACGGAGACGACAAGTGA
- the LOC110892361 gene encoding gibberellin 3-beta-dioxygenase 1, which translates to MTTLSENDLLTDDHITPIDFESIDGFPESHSWPQFDESLNKIQTHDLKDSLIPVIDLASPNAKTLISQACETWGVFQIVNHRVPFELVKKVESESRRLFALTTQEKCKVLRSVDGATGYGSPKLSPFFDKRMWHEGFTIMGSCVDDAKVLWPHEYQRFCDTMDAYQNQMKLLIHNLLLMILEPLDVTQEEMNWAISAHDSQSVLQLNSYPSCPNPSQAVGLASHTDSLLLTILNQCGVDGLEIFVEGLGWRRVPSVEGAFVVNVGDLLHIFSNAKFPAITHRAMVNQSEHRISVAYFHGPSAESRVAPSSKFQKPYFKSLLVKEYLSLKYKHFFEALSLIRA; encoded by the exons ATGACCACACTTTCAGAAAATGACCTTTTAACCGATGACCATATCACTCCTATCGACTTTGAATCGATAGACGGGTTTCCAGAATCACATTCATGGCCTCAGTTTGATGAATCTTTGAACAAGATTCAAACTCATGATCTTAAAGATTCATTGATTCCGGTTATTGATCTTGCTAGTCCTAACGCAAAGACTCTTATAAGTCAAGCGTGCGAAACATGGGGCGTGTTCCAAATTGTTAACCATAGGGTACCCTTTGAGTTGGTCAAAAAGGTTGAGTCTGAGTCACGAAGGCTTTTTGCTCTTACGACTCAGGAAAAGTGCAAGGTTTTGAGATCAGTCGATGGAGCCACGGGATATGGTTCGCCTAAGCTATCACCGTTCTTTGATAAGCGTATGTGGCATGAAGGGTTCACCATCATGGGTTCTTGTGTTGATGATGCCAAGGTTCTTTGGCCACATGAATACCAAAGATTTTG TGACACAATGGATGCTTACCAAAACCAAATGAAACTACTTATCCACAACCTCTTGCTCATGATCCTTGAACCATTAGATGTCACACAAGAAGAAATGAATTGGGCTATTTCAGCTCATGACTCCCAAAGTGTACTTCAACTTAACTCGTACCCGTCTTGCCCAAACCCTAGCCAAGCGGTTGGTCTTGCATCACACACTGACTCACTTCTTTTAACCATCCTCAACCAATGTGGCGTTGATGGGTTAGAGATTTTTGTTGAAGGGTTAGGGTGGAGACGGGTGCCATCCGTTGAGGGTGCATTTGTGGTGAATGTAGGTGACCTATTGCATATATTCTCTAATGCAAAGTTTCCGGCTATAACTCATCGAGCTATGGTGAATCAATCAGAGCATCGTATATCGGTTGCTTACTTTCATGGACCTTCAGCTGAGTCCAGAGTGGCTCCTTCATCTAAGTTTCAGAAGCCTTATTTTAAATCTTTGCTTGTGAAAGAGTACTTAAGCTTAAAATATAAGCACTTTTTCGAGGCCCTGTCGTTGATTCGAGCATAA